From a single Poecilia reticulata strain Guanapo linkage group LG2, Guppy_female_1.0+MT, whole genome shotgun sequence genomic region:
- the gpr34b gene encoding putative G-protein coupled receptor 34b, with translation MMISDSTTPNTLNTSNACNTSELVDDKMLQTPLAVLYSIIFILGLTGNLVALWVFFFVHSKKNSLQVFLMNLSFADLLLAVCLPFRIQYHLQQDKWELGQTMCKLVGYLFYMNMYVSITLLGLISIDRYLKIYGSAGTRRKMRSPKWSIVVCAVIWVVALALMIPFVLKSNDKCVDTTKCFQYRTIPQKDMLKAHINIFVLVVFWLVFVSLVLSYGKIALKLLRRSQQRPDLPTAPHYSRVARKSFFVLFLFVVCFVPYHVFRGFYIKTQITEETLETRNLADKFNEISLVFSALNSCLDPVMFFLLSASVRKEVRRFMTSVLRTRDVGGTSAANSSTELDSRSDKRQSNALDNVSEKKYVLSSSS, from the exons ATGATGATCTCCGATTCCACGACCCCGAACACCCTGAACACCTCAAATGCGTGTAACACCAGCGAACTGGTGGACGACAAAATGCTCCAGACGCCACTGGCTGTGCTTTACtccatcatcttcatcctggGTCTCACCGGGAACCTGGTGGCTCTCTGGGTTTTCTTCTTCGTTCACTCCAAGAAGAACTCCCTACAGGTCTTCCTCATGAACCTGTCGTTTGCGGACCTGCTGCTGGCCGTCTGTTTGCCGTTCAGGATCCAGTACCACCTCCAGCAGGACAAGTGGGAGCTAGGGCAAACAATGTGCAAGCTAGTGGGCTACCTCTTCTACATGAACATGTATGTCAGCATCACGCTACTGGGGCTGATCAGCATCGACCGCTACCTGAAGATCTACGGCAGCGCAGGTACTCGCCGTAAGATGCGCTCCCCGAAGTGGAGCATCGTTGTCTGCGCCGTCATTTGGGTGGTGGCCCTGGCTCTCATGATCCCATTTGTCCTTAAAAGCAATGACAAATGTGTCGATACAACAAA gtgttTCCAGTACAGGACAATTCCGCAGAAAGACATGCTGAAAGCACACATCAACATCTTTGTGCTGGTTGTCTTCTGGTTGGTCTTCGTCTCTCTGGTGTTGTCCTACGGAAAGATCGCCCTGAAACTCCTGCGGAGGTCGCAGCAGAGACCGGACCTGCCCACAGCGCCGCACTATAGTCGAGTCGCCCGCAAGTCCTTCTTTGTCCTGTTTCTGTTCGTCGTCTGCTTCGTCCCCTATCACGTCTTCCGgggtttttacataaaaacccAGATCACCGAGGAGACCTTGGAAACGCGCAACCTGGCCGACAAGTTCAACGAGATTTCGCTGGTGTTTTCCGCTCTCAACAGCTGCCTGGACCCCGTCATGTTCTTCCTGCTGTCCGCCTCTGTGAGGAAGGAGGTGCGGCGCTTCATGACGAGTGTGTTACGCACCCGAGACGTCGGCGGGACCAGCGCTGCTAACTCCAGCACTGAACTGGACAGCAGGAGCGACAAGAGACAGTCGAATGCCCTCGACAATGTGAGcgagaaaaaatatgttttatcaaGCTCCAGCTGA